A single region of the Phycisphaerae bacterium RAS1 genome encodes:
- the ribF gene encoding Riboflavin kinase has product MITLQRLEEYSPTPAGAVVSIGNFDGVHRGHAAILLQARVRAAELRARQVVITFEPHPMAVLAPQRAPARLTRLEDKLRLLAEAGVDACIVLKADAALLSLEAEAFLDLVVTNLRPRAFVEGPDFNFGRGRGGSVETLRAAGDRLGFAVTVVAALHCDELPGRPTISSSSIRTALAEGRVADARRMLGRPHRVTGRVGHGQNRGAALGFPTANLVDVEQVLPGHAVYAAVAELPDGRRFAAAVNVGPQPTFGQDVSRVEAHLIGFSGGLRGASVGLGFVERIRGQQKFGSIDALAAQIREDVRQIARVVEL; this is encoded by the coding sequence ATGATCACGCTGCAGCGGCTCGAGGAGTATTCGCCGACGCCGGCCGGGGCTGTGGTCAGCATCGGCAATTTTGACGGCGTACATCGCGGGCATGCGGCGATTCTCTTGCAGGCGCGGGTGCGGGCGGCGGAGCTGAGGGCGCGGCAAGTCGTCATCACGTTCGAGCCGCACCCGATGGCCGTGCTGGCGCCGCAGCGGGCCCCGGCGCGGCTCACGCGCCTCGAAGACAAGCTGCGGCTGTTGGCGGAAGCGGGCGTGGACGCCTGTATCGTCCTGAAAGCGGACGCCGCGCTGCTTTCTCTCGAAGCCGAGGCGTTTCTGGACCTGGTCGTGACGAATCTGCGCCCGCGGGCGTTTGTGGAGGGGCCGGACTTCAACTTCGGCCGGGGGCGCGGCGGCTCGGTCGAGACACTCCGTGCAGCCGGCGACCGGTTGGGTTTCGCGGTCACGGTTGTGGCTGCGCTGCATTGCGACGAGCTGCCGGGCCGGCCGACGATCAGCAGCAGCAGCATTCGCACCGCGCTGGCGGAGGGCCGCGTCGCGGACGCACGGCGAATGCTGGGCCGGCCGCACCGCGTCACGGGTCGCGTGGGTCATGGCCAGAACCGCGGGGCGGCACTGGGCTTTCCAACGGCGAACCTGGTGGATGTGGAACAGGTTCTGCCGGGACATGCCGTCTATGCCGCCGTGGCGGAGCTGCCCGACGGGCGGCGCTTCGCGGCGGCGGTCAACGTCGGGCCGCAGCCGACGTTCGGGCAGGACGTGAGCCGGGTGGAAGCGCATTTGATCGGGTTTTCGGGCGGCCTGCGCGGCGCGAGCGTCGGCCTGGGATTTGTCGAGCGCATTCGGGGGCAGCAGAAGTTCGGGTCGATCGATGCGCTTGCCGCGCAGATTCGCGAAGACGTGCGGCAGATTGCGCGCGTGGTTGAGTTGTAG
- the obg gene encoding GTPase Obg: protein MQRSTGTSKLFVDEAVIHVAGGRGGDGCVSFRREKFIPRGGPDGGDGGRGGSVYLEAHGGINTLLDLTGRHHYHAESGRPGMGANCHGRNGEDLVVPVPVGTLIYDADTGALLKDLVEDMQRVRVGAGGRGGRGNARFATSVNQAPRYFTPGREGKQRLLRLELKLIADVGLVGLPNAGKSTLLSRLTNARPKIAAYPFTTKEPYLGILELPGFRRIVIADLPGLIEGAHRGVGLGDAFLKHIERTRVIVHLIDLHPPEGGPTPVEAYHIIRRELESYSAELGRRRELIVANKLDLSDSDAALCDLREALGANLLGISGVSGAGLRELGESIWSIVDEVRKTEPPPPSHVIDLDSGDETEQAAEPEDIRIVEAPDDEDDVSR from the coding sequence ATGCAGCGTTCCACGGGAACTTCGAAGCTCTTCGTCGATGAAGCCGTCATTCACGTCGCCGGCGGGCGCGGCGGCGACGGGTGCGTCTCCTTTCGCCGGGAGAAATTCATCCCCAGGGGCGGCCCGGACGGCGGCGACGGCGGGCGCGGCGGCTCCGTGTACCTCGAAGCCCACGGGGGCATCAACACGCTGCTCGACCTCACCGGCCGGCATCACTACCACGCCGAAAGCGGCAGGCCCGGCATGGGCGCCAATTGCCACGGCCGCAACGGCGAGGACCTGGTCGTGCCCGTGCCGGTCGGGACGCTCATTTACGACGCCGACACGGGCGCCCTGCTTAAGGACCTGGTCGAGGACATGCAACGCGTCCGCGTCGGCGCGGGCGGACGCGGCGGACGCGGCAACGCCCGGTTCGCCACCTCCGTCAACCAGGCGCCGCGATACTTCACCCCCGGAAGGGAAGGCAAGCAGCGGCTGCTGCGGCTGGAACTGAAGCTGATTGCGGATGTCGGCCTGGTCGGACTGCCAAACGCGGGCAAGAGCACGCTGCTATCGCGACTGACCAACGCGCGGCCGAAGATCGCGGCGTATCCTTTCACGACCAAAGAGCCGTATCTGGGAATCCTGGAACTGCCGGGCTTTCGCCGGATCGTGATCGCGGACTTGCCGGGGCTGATCGAGGGGGCCCACCGCGGCGTCGGGCTGGGCGACGCGTTCCTGAAGCACATTGAGCGAACGCGTGTGATCGTCCACCTGATCGACCTGCACCCGCCCGAGGGCGGGCCGACGCCGGTGGAGGCCTATCACATCATCCGTCGCGAGCTGGAGAGCTACAGCGCCGAACTGGGCCGGCGGCGAGAGCTGATCGTGGCCAACAAGCTGGACTTGTCCGATTCCGACGCGGCCCTGTGCGATCTGAGAGAAGCTCTGGGCGCGAACCTGCTCGGGATTTCCGGCGTCAGCGGCGCCGGGCTGCGGGAGCTGGGCGAGAGCATCTGGTCGATTGTGGATGAAGTGCGAAAAACGGAGCCTCCGCCCCCGTCGCACGTGATTGACCTGGACAGCGGCGACGAAACGGAGCAAGCGGCCGAGCCGGAGGACATTCGGATCGTTGAAGCCCCGGACGATGAAGACGATGTGAGCCGGTGA